One part of the Paracoccus sp. MBLB3053 genome encodes these proteins:
- a CDS encoding AI-2E family transporter encodes MNARDSQLSERLQTGFLGVIAFALLLFLLVQARFMLICLAFAIIIFSLTSDAISAFARLKVPNWLATTLALIAIAIGLLWAATTVVAQVNEVVSTSILYADRAQAALSSLSQRWGPRAQESIATFLGNIDFAGWVRSAAAQASSLISGSVLVLTFVGFMFSERIWFPVKIERLTGDADQADEVLRIIYSIMRRVNRYLVVKAAISGVTAALIWIIFRLTGLELSGAMATLTFILNFIPTIGSIIATVTAVAVVLAQTGDPTATLAIGGACGMVQFLIGNIFDPMLLGQTLRLSSFGIILSLAFWGAVWGIAGTFLAVPIMVAIMIVCANIPWLRPVAIMISHEGLPEEEPRRARLRG; translated from the coding sequence TTGAATGCACGCGACTCGCAGCTGAGCGAAAGGCTGCAGACGGGATTTCTGGGCGTGATCGCCTTTGCGCTGCTTCTGTTCCTGCTGGTGCAGGCACGGTTCATGCTGATCTGCCTGGCCTTCGCGATCATCATCTTCTCGCTCACGAGTGATGCGATTTCTGCCTTCGCCCGGCTGAAAGTGCCCAATTGGCTGGCAACGACCCTGGCGCTGATCGCGATCGCGATCGGGCTGCTTTGGGCGGCAACGACGGTCGTCGCGCAGGTCAACGAGGTGGTTTCGACCTCGATCCTCTATGCCGATCGGGCGCAGGCCGCGCTGTCGAGCCTGAGCCAGCGCTGGGGGCCGCGGGCGCAGGAATCGATCGCGACTTTCCTCGGCAACATCGATTTCGCGGGCTGGGTCCGGTCGGCGGCAGCGCAGGCCTCGAGCCTGATCTCGGGATCGGTCCTTGTCCTGACCTTCGTCGGCTTCATGTTCAGCGAGCGGATCTGGTTCCCGGTCAAGATCGAGCGTCTGACTGGGGATGCCGATCAGGCGGACGAGGTGCTGCGGATCATCTACAGCATCATGCGCCGGGTGAACCGCTACCTGGTGGTGAAGGCGGCGATCAGCGGCGTGACCGCCGCGCTGATCTGGATCATCTTCAGGCTTACCGGGCTGGAACTGTCGGGCGCCATGGCGACGCTGACCTTCATCCTGAACTTCATCCCCACGATCGGCTCGATCATCGCGACGGTGACGGCAGTGGCCGTCGTGCTGGCGCAGACCGGCGATCCGACCGCGACGCTGGCGATCGGCGGCGCTTGCGGCATGGTGCAGTTCCTGATCGGCAATATCTTCGACCCGATGCTGCTGGGCCAGACCCTGCGGCTGTCTTCCTTCGGGATCATCCTGTCGCTTGCTTTCTGGGGCGCGGTCTGGGGCATCGCAGGCACATTCCTGGCGGTGCCGATCATGGTTGCCATCATGATCGTCTGCGCCAATATCCCCTGGCTGAGACCGGTCGCCATCATGATCTCGCATGAAGGCCTGCCGGAAGAGGAGCCCCGCCGCGCCAGGCTGCGGGGCTAG
- the gyrA gene encoding DNA gyrase subunit A, translated as MAHDGPVIDIASEMRSSYLDYAMSVIVSRAIPDLRDGLKPVHRRILFAMHETGNTHDKPYRKSARPVGDVMGKYHPHGDAAIYDALVRMAQDFSMSLPLLDGQGNFGSMDGDSAAAMRYTEVRMDKPSAYLLMDIDKDTVDYQDNYDGKDREPTVLPARYPNMLVNGAGGIAVGMATNIPPHNLGEVIDATLELIENPDLPTERLLEIVPGPDFPTGGIILGRSGARKAYLEGRGSVIIRAKTRIEEARNGRQMIVLDEIPYQVNKASLIEKIAELAKDKRIEGIAHVQDESDRIGVRVVIELKRDATAEVVLNQLFRFTPMQTSFGCNMLALNGGRPEQLALRDFLSHFITFREEVVARRTAYELRKARERAHVLCGLAVAVSNVDEVVATIRSSADAAEARERLMARRWPAHEIVEYLKLIDDPLHPVNEDGTYNLSETQARAILELRLQRLTQLGVQEVTEELKKLAESIREFLAILASRERIMAIISAELREVREQFAVPRRTEITDWAGDMDDEDLIEREDMVVTITSGGYIKRTALAEFRSQRRGGKGLSGMATKEDDVVTTLFVANTHTELLFFTTDGMVYRLKTWRLPLGGRTAKGKAMVNILPIDSGVSIAALMPVDAPEKDWENYQVVFATSQGDVRRNALSDFTNVKSNGKIAMKLPEGVELIGVRMATENDDVMLVTASGRAIRFPTTDVRVFKGRDSTGVRGIRLGSDDRLVSMSVIRHFEADPAERAAYLKMRRAVAGALDDGAEADEDEEAVAETAITQERYAEMSAAEDLILTITAKGAGKISSSHDYPVRGRGGQGVMAMDKAMRGGELVASFPVEGDDQIMLATSTGQSIRVPVDGISFRSRSAGGVRVFNTANGEFVVSVARIAENGEDEADA; from the coding sequence ATGGCCCATGACGGACCGGTGATCGACATCGCGAGCGAGATGCGCTCGTCCTACCTCGACTATGCCATGTCGGTCATCGTCAGCCGGGCGATCCCCGACCTGCGCGACGGGTTGAAGCCGGTGCACCGGCGGATCCTGTTCGCCATGCACGAGACCGGCAACACCCATGACAAACCCTATCGCAAGTCGGCCCGTCCGGTCGGCGACGTGATGGGTAAATATCACCCGCATGGCGATGCCGCGATCTACGACGCGCTCGTCAGGATGGCGCAGGACTTTTCCATGTCGCTGCCGCTGCTGGACGGCCAGGGCAACTTCGGCTCGATGGACGGCGATAGCGCGGCGGCCATGCGTTACACCGAGGTGCGGATGGACAAGCCCTCGGCCTATCTCTTGATGGATATCGACAAGGACACGGTCGATTACCAGGACAACTATGACGGCAAGGACCGCGAGCCGACCGTCCTGCCGGCGCGCTATCCGAACATGCTGGTCAACGGGGCGGGCGGCATCGCCGTCGGCATGGCGACGAACATTCCCCCGCACAACCTTGGCGAGGTGATCGACGCCACGCTGGAACTGATCGAGAACCCCGACCTGCCGACCGAGCGCCTGCTGGAGATCGTGCCCGGCCCGGACTTCCCGACCGGCGGCATCATCCTTGGCCGCTCGGGCGCGCGGAAGGCCTATCTGGAAGGGCGCGGCAGCGTCATCATCCGCGCCAAGACCCGGATCGAGGAAGCCCGCAACGGTCGCCAGATGATCGTGCTGGACGAGATCCCCTATCAGGTGAACAAGGCCAGCCTGATCGAGAAGATCGCCGAGCTTGCCAAGGACAAGCGGATCGAAGGCATCGCCCATGTGCAGGACGAATCCGACCGGATTGGCGTGCGCGTGGTGATCGAGTTGAAGCGCGACGCCACCGCCGAGGTCGTGCTGAACCAGCTCTTCCGCTTTACGCCGATGCAGACCAGCTTTGGCTGCAACATGCTGGCGCTGAACGGCGGCCGCCCCGAGCAGCTTGCGCTGCGCGATTTCCTGAGCCACTTCATCACTTTCCGCGAAGAGGTGGTCGCGCGTCGCACCGCCTATGAGCTGCGCAAGGCCCGCGAGCGCGCCCATGTGCTGTGCGGCCTTGCGGTCGCGGTCAGCAATGTCGACGAGGTCGTCGCGACGATCCGCAGCTCGGCAGATGCCGCCGAAGCGCGCGAGCGCCTGATGGCGCGCCGCTGGCCCGCCCATGAGATCGTCGAATACCTGAAGCTGATCGACGACCCGCTGCACCCGGTCAACGAGGACGGGACCTACAACCTGTCCGAGACGCAGGCCCGCGCCATTCTGGAACTGCGCCTGCAGCGCCTGACCCAGCTTGGCGTTCAGGAAGTCACCGAAGAGCTGAAGAAGCTTGCCGAGTCGATCCGCGAATTCCTCGCCATCCTTGCCTCGCGCGAGCGGATCATGGCGATCATTTCGGCCGAACTGCGCGAAGTTCGCGAGCAGTTCGCCGTGCCGCGTCGCACCGAGATCACCGACTGGGCCGGTGACATGGACGATGAAGACCTGATCGAGCGCGAGGACATGGTCGTGACCATCACCTCGGGCGGCTATATCAAGCGCACCGCGCTGGCCGAATTCCGCAGCCAGCGGCGCGGCGGCAAGGGGCTGTCGGGCATGGCGACCAAGGAAGACGACGTGGTGACCACGCTTTTCGTCGCCAATACCCATACGGAGCTTTTGTTCTTCACCACCGACGGCATGGTTTACCGCCTCAAGACCTGGCGGCTGCCCCTGGGCGGGCGCACCGCGAAGGGCAAGGCCATGGTCAACATCCTGCCGATCGACAGCGGCGTCTCGATTGCCGCCTTGATGCCGGTCGATGCGCCGGAAAAGGATTGGGAGAACTATCAGGTCGTCTTCGCCACCTCGCAGGGCGATGTCCGCCGCAACGCGCTGTCCGACTTCACGAACGTCAAGTCGAACGGCAAGATCGCGATGAAGCTGCCCGAAGGCGTGGAACTGATCGGCGTGCGCATGGCGACCGAGAATGACGACGTCATGCTGGTCACCGCCTCGGGGCGTGCGATCCGCTTCCCGACGACCGATGTGCGCGTCTTCAAGGGCCGCGATTCCACCGGCGTGCGCGGCATCCGGCTGGGCAGCGACGACCGCCTGGTCAGCATGTCCGTGATCCGCCATTTCGAGGCCGACCCGGCCGAGCGCGCGGCCTATCTGAAGATGCGCCGCGCCGTCGCCGGCGCGCTGGATGACGGGGCCGAAGCCGATGAGGATGAAGAAGCCGTCGCCGAAACCGCGATCACCCAGGAACGCTATGCCGAGATGTCGGCGGCCGAAGACCTGATCCTGACCATCACCGCCAAGGGCGCCGGCAAGATCAGCTCTTCGCATGACTATCCGGTTCGGGGTCGCGGCGGCCAGGGCGTCATGGCCATGGACAAGGCGATGCGCGGCGGCGAGCTGGTCGCGAGCTTCCCCGTCGAGGGCGACGACCAGATCATGCTGGCGACCTCGACCGGGCAGTCGATCCGGGTTCCGGTCGACGGCATCAGCTTCCGCTCGCGTTCTGCCGGCGGGGTGCGCGTCTTCAATACGGCCAACGGAGAATTCGTCGTTTCTGTTGCCCGCATCGCCGAGAATGGCGAGGATGAGGCCGACGCCTGA
- a CDS encoding disulfide bond formation protein B yields the protein MSHKSLGMLAGAGSAALLAAALTFQFIGYAPCELCILQRWPHLAAAVIAALMAVLGWKRWLAALGLIAAATAFGLAVYHAGVEMKLWLGPQHCSGGVSGLAGMSTQDLMAALEKAPVVRCDDVSWQLFGISMAGWNAICSAILVALWAACLRGRKRVFGTV from the coding sequence ATGAGCCACAAATCCCTAGGCATGCTTGCAGGCGCGGGTTCCGCCGCGCTGCTGGCGGCGGCGCTTACCTTCCAGTTCATCGGCTACGCGCCATGCGAGCTGTGCATCCTGCAGCGCTGGCCGCATCTTGCGGCGGCGGTCATTGCCGCGCTGATGGCGGTGCTGGGCTGGAAGCGCTGGCTGGCAGCGCTGGGACTGATCGCGGCGGCCACGGCCTTCGGCCTTGCGGTTTACCATGCCGGGGTAGAAATGAAGCTGTGGCTTGGGCCGCAGCATTGTTCGGGCGGCGTATCGGGCCTGGCCGGCATGTCGACACAAGACCTGATGGCCGCGCTGGAAAAGGCCCCCGTCGTTCGTTGCGACGACGTCAGCTGGCAGCTTTTCGGCATTTCCATGGCCGGCTGGAACGCGATCTGTTCCGCGATCCTCGTGGCGCTTTGGGCGGCCTGCCTGCGGGGCCGCAAAAGGGTCTTCGGGACGGTCTGA
- a CDS encoding DedA family protein, whose amino-acid sequence MFDWVVSTIDSWGYAGVFLLMVAENVFPPIPSEIIMPLAGFLAGRGDLSLGLTIAAGTLGSVVGTLMWYYIGMAIGEARLKRFAARHGRLLTLTPADIDMARDWFDRHGAAAVFAGRMLPTIRTLISVPAGLSRMPFWKFMIYTIMGSAIWTGMLTLGGLVLHENYALVADYVDPLSKLVVLTVVGIYVYRVVTWKPTEKAN is encoded by the coding sequence ATGTTCGACTGGGTGGTTTCGACAATCGACAGCTGGGGCTACGCGGGGGTGTTCCTGCTGATGGTGGCGGAGAACGTCTTTCCGCCCATTCCGTCGGAAATCATCATGCCGCTCGCGGGTTTCCTCGCCGGCCGCGGGGATCTGTCGCTGGGGCTCACGATCGCCGCAGGCACGCTGGGATCGGTGGTCGGCACATTGATGTGGTATTATATCGGAATGGCGATCGGCGAGGCGCGGCTGAAGCGCTTTGCCGCGCGGCACGGCCGGCTCTTGACGCTGACGCCCGCCGATATCGACATGGCGCGGGACTGGTTCGATCGCCACGGCGCCGCCGCGGTCTTCGCCGGACGCATGCTGCCGACGATCCGCACGCTGATTTCGGTTCCGGCGGGATTGTCGCGCATGCCCTTCTGGAAATTCATGATCTACACGATCATGGGCAGCGCCATCTGGACCGGCATGCTGACGCTGGGCGGCCTGGTGCTGCACGAGAATTACGCCCTGGTGGCGGATTACGTCGACCCGCTGTCCAAGCTGGTCGTGCTCACGGTGGTCGGCATCTATGTCTACCGCGTGGTGACCTGGAAACCGACCGAGAAAGCCAATTGA
- the ypfJ gene encoding KPN_02809 family neutral zinc metallopeptidase has protein sequence MQWRGRRGSRNVDDRRGMGGAGAGGIGIVGVLMVLAVGYFFGIDISPIMGSFQGEQSTEQRELTPEEQEIGQFMSVVLADTEDVWGRVLPEQTGVDYTDPQMVMFSGAVQSACGGASAAMGPFYCPNDQKLYLDTDFFKIMQQKMGAGGDFAYAYVVAHEVGHHVQNLLGILGETMKLRQQSSESDANYISVLTELQADCFAGIWGRQANEQFGSIEDGDIEEAINAAAAVGDDTLMKNAGRAVRPDSFTHGSAEDRMAWFKRGFSAGEIAQCNTFKEAGM, from the coding sequence ATGCAGTGGCGTGGCAGACGGGGCAGCCGAAATGTCGATGACAGGCGGGGCATGGGCGGCGCCGGGGCGGGCGGTATCGGGATCGTGGGCGTCCTGATGGTGCTGGCGGTCGGCTATTTTTTCGGCATCGACATCTCACCCATCATGGGTTCGTTCCAGGGCGAGCAATCGACGGAACAGCGCGAACTGACCCCCGAAGAGCAGGAGATCGGCCAGTTCATGTCCGTCGTCCTTGCCGATACCGAGGATGTCTGGGGCCGCGTCCTGCCCGAACAGACCGGGGTGGACTATACCGATCCGCAGATGGTGATGTTCTCGGGGGCGGTGCAATCGGCCTGTGGCGGGGCCTCGGCGGCGATGGGGCCGTTCTATTGCCCGAATGACCAGAAGCTTTATCTCGACACCGATTTCTTCAAGATCATGCAGCAGAAGATGGGGGCGGGGGGCGATTTCGCCTATGCCTATGTCGTCGCGCATGAGGTTGGCCACCATGTCCAGAACCTGCTTGGCATCCTGGGCGAGACGATGAAGCTGCGCCAGCAGTCGAGCGAGTCGGACGCGAATTACATCTCGGTCCTGACCGAGCTTCAGGCGGATTGCTTCGCCGGGATCTGGGGACGCCAGGCGAATGAGCAGTTCGGTTCGATCGAGGATGGCGATATCGAAGAGGCGATCAACGCCGCCGCCGCCGTCGGGGACGACACGCTGATGAAGAACGCCGGACGCGCCGTGCGTCCCGACAGCTTCACCCATGGTTCGGCCGAGGATCGGATGGCCTGGTTCAAGCGCGGCTTCTCGGCGGGCGAGATCGCGCAATGCAATACCTTCAAGGAAGCGGGCATGTAA
- a CDS encoding type II toxin-antitoxin system RatA family toxin: MPHHSDSRVMPYSADQMYALVADVESYPQFLPWNSAARIRSRTPGPEGSEVIEADLVISFKVFRERFGSRVTLWPDHRRIDTEYLDGPFKYLKSGWNFDEMPEGGCRVEFFVDFEFRNAILGKVIGVVFHEAMVRIVRAFEDRARALYGSS, translated from the coding sequence TTGCCCCATCACAGCGACAGCCGCGTCATGCCCTATTCCGCCGACCAGATGTATGCGCTGGTCGCCGATGTTGAAAGCTATCCGCAATTCCTGCCCTGGAACAGCGCCGCCCGGATCAGGTCGCGCACGCCCGGCCCCGAGGGCAGCGAGGTGATCGAGGCCGATCTGGTCATCAGTTTCAAGGTCTTCCGCGAACGCTTCGGCAGCCGCGTCACGCTTTGGCCCGACCATCGCCGGATCGACACCGAATACCTGGACGGACCGTTCAAGTATCTCAAAAGCGGCTGGAACTTCGACGAAATGCCCGAAGGCGGCTGCCGGGTCGAGTTCTTCGTTGATTTCGAGTTCCGCAACGCGATTCTCGGCAAGGTCATCGGCGTGGTCTTCCACGAAGCGATGGTGCGCATCGTCCGCGCCTTCGAGGATCGCGCCCGCGCGCTTTACGGTTCTTCCTGA
- a CDS encoding sulfotransferase family protein: MLIFIEPRIVLLSVPKTGTTALEMALAPRAEIAFRARPEIKHLNQRQYLKRIAPLLAPLKGAPFESVAVVREPLDWLRSWYRFRTREELIGHPNSTVKISFEQFIRDYLAEGPRPDHARLGRQSEFLADAEGKPSVRHVFRYEAMPALVRFLERRLKTTIDLPRRNVSPEAVTDLTPETEAMAREALASEYEVWEAARQEEP; the protein is encoded by the coding sequence ATGCTGATCTTTATCGAACCGCGCATCGTGCTGCTTTCAGTTCCCAAGACAGGCACGACGGCACTGGAAATGGCATTGGCGCCGCGCGCCGAGATCGCCTTTCGCGCCCGCCCCGAGATCAAGCACCTGAACCAGCGCCAATATCTGAAACGCATCGCCCCCTTGCTTGCGCCCCTGAAGGGCGCACCCTTCGAAAGCGTCGCGGTCGTCCGCGAACCGCTGGACTGGCTGCGCAGCTGGTATCGTTTTCGCACGCGGGAAGAACTGATCGGCCATCCGAACAGCACCGTCAAGATCAGCTTCGAGCAGTTCATCCGCGACTACCTGGCCGAGGGCCCGCGCCCCGACCATGCCCGGCTGGGCCGCCAGTCCGAGTTCCTGGCGGATGCCGAGGGCAAGCCCTCGGTCAGGCATGTCTTCCGCTACGAGGCGATGCCCGCGCTGGTGAGGTTCCTGGAGCGGCGCCTGAAGACCACGATCGACCTGCCGCGCCGCAACGTATCGCCCGAGGCCGTTACCGACCTGACGCCCGAAACCGAGGCCATGGCACGCGAGGCGCTGGCCTCGGAATACGAAGTCTGGGAAGCGGCGCGTCAGGAAGAACCGTAA
- a CDS encoding alpha/beta hydrolase, producing MITRRLALACIAGSLAAPALASPGRQPGMVEMSYSDRSPRNRLDIYLPDGPGPFPALLDIHGGGFRTGDKRELKVPQQVLDKGIAVIRMNYRLSGQARWPAQQEDVLSAANFLQSRARELDLLPGRLALGGRSAGAFLAVSAAISMVQAGRMPAAVVNFYGPMDFGRMDADMARTGIRFQRPPADSPQSVESLLVGYAIGERRQEASAMGPVGRLNAMADGVRLPPLMIRHGQRDSIVSAEQGAHLRAAWHRVDPQARIDFALLPDEGHGTAAFGSDMVLGDLADFLARHLKGETTG from the coding sequence ATGATCACCCGTCGCCTTGCGCTGGCCTGTATCGCGGGCAGCCTGGCCGCCCCGGCGCTTGCGAGCCCGGGCAGGCAGCCGGGAATGGTCGAGATGAGCTATTCCGACCGCTCGCCGCGCAACCGGCTGGACATCTATCTGCCCGACGGTCCGGGGCCGTTCCCCGCCCTGCTCGATATCCATGGCGGCGGCTTTCGCACCGGCGACAAGCGCGAGTTGAAGGTGCCGCAGCAGGTGCTGGACAAGGGCATCGCCGTCATCCGGATGAACTACCGGTTATCGGGTCAGGCCCGCTGGCCCGCGCAGCAGGAGGATGTGCTGAGCGCCGCCAATTTTCTGCAGAGCCGGGCGCGGGAGCTGGACCTTCTGCCCGGGAGGCTGGCGCTTGGCGGGCGCTCGGCCGGGGCGTTCCTTGCGGTTTCGGCAGCGATCAGCATGGTCCAGGCGGGGCGCATGCCGGCCGCGGTGGTGAATTTCTACGGACCGATGGATTTCGGCAGGATGGATGCCGACATGGCCCGGACCGGTATCCGCTTCCAGCGCCCCCCGGCGGATTCGCCCCAGAGCGTCGAATCCCTGCTGGTCGGCTATGCGATAGGCGAACGCCGGCAGGAGGCCTCGGCCATGGGACCGGTCGGTCGGCTGAACGCGATGGCCGACGGTGTGCGCCTGCCCCCCTTGATGATCCGGCATGGCCAGCGGGACAGCATCGTCTCGGCCGAACAGGGCGCGCATCTGCGCGCCGCCTGGCATCGCGTCGACCCGCAGGCGCGGATAGATTTTGCCCTGCTGCCCGATGAGGGGCATGGCACCGCGGCCTTCGGATCGGACATGGTGCTGGGCGACCTGGCCGATTTCCTTGCCCGTCACCTGAAGGGCGAGACAACCGGCTAG
- a CDS encoding DMT family transporter, with protein MADTIAVPHERRESLRGHAAMLGFSLLIAASFSLGARAANLIDPAAISAARFVIAAAVVGGFAMVAGPGLPRESFRAPWRYLVLGGLFAAYFVLMFEGLKTALPVSAAAVFTLTPLMAAGFGWLLMRQRMDGRLAGALALGAAGSLWVIFRGDWAALMRLEFGRGEAIYLVGCAAHALYTPMVRRLNRGERPLVSTFGTLVAGAVILGIWGFRAILETDWANLPAIVWITLFYVAIFASAMTTALVQYAAMRLPAAKVMAYTYLTPVWVILLEAVLTRGMPGMVILPGVAATIAALLLLLKD; from the coding sequence ATGGCCGATACGATCGCGGTGCCGCATGAGCGGCGGGAATCGCTGCGCGGGCACGCGGCCATGCTGGGATTTTCGCTGCTGATCGCGGCGTCGTTTTCGCTGGGCGCGAGGGCCGCGAACCTGATCGATCCCGCGGCGATCTCGGCTGCGCGTTTCGTCATCGCCGCGGCGGTCGTCGGCGGCTTTGCCATGGTCGCGGGGCCGGGTCTGCCGCGCGAGTCGTTCCGGGCGCCGTGGCGCTATCTTGTGCTGGGCGGGCTTTTCGCGGCCTATTTCGTCTTGATGTTCGAGGGGCTGAAAACCGCCCTGCCGGTTTCGGCCGCGGCCGTCTTCACCCTGACCCCGCTGATGGCCGCCGGTTTCGGCTGGCTGCTGATGCGCCAGCGCATGGACGGGCGCTTGGCCGGGGCATTGGCTTTGGGTGCGGCCGGCTCGCTTTGGGTGATCTTTCGCGGGGACTGGGCCGCGCTGATGCGGCTGGAATTCGGCCGGGGCGAGGCGATCTACCTCGTCGGCTGCGCGGCGCATGCGCTTTACACACCCATGGTGCGCAGGCTGAACCGGGGCGAAAGGCCGCTTGTCTCGACCTTCGGGACATTGGTCGCCGGGGCCGTGATCCTGGGCATCTGGGGCTTTCGCGCGATCCTTGAAACCGATTGGGCGAACCTGCCCGCGATCGTCTGGATCACGCTTTTCTATGTCGCGATCTTTGCCAGCGCCATGACCACCGCGTTGGTGCAATATGCGGCCATGCGCCTGCCCGCCGCGAAGGTCATGGCCTATACCTATCTCACGCCGGTCTGGGTGATCCTGCTTGAGGCGGTTCTGACGCGCGGCATGCCGGGAATGGTCATCCTGCCGGGCGTGGCCGCGACGATTGCCGCGCTTTTGCTGCTGCTGAAGGACTGA
- a CDS encoding LysR family transcriptional regulator — MEQDSWDDIRTALEVARSGTVSGAAQAMGVHHATVIRRIDALEARLGARLFQRHTRGYALTEAGRLLLEAGAAAEARFSQMAARIAGTGERIEGEVTVTSLPGLSEMVMPRLARLMLAHPGLRLGYVTDLRLFRLDAGEAHVAIRAGARPTEPDYVVSEMCRLPGRLYASAEYLARHGPVGDLAQHRFIMSGHETARAPHSRWMAEHLPAAQVVMVSNDSDARASAVHMGLGLGWLMPKQAQGLVEIMSLPEWESRLWLVTHVDLHRTPKVQATLKALRGEE; from the coding sequence ATGGAACAGGATAGCTGGGATGACATCCGCACCGCCCTCGAGGTGGCGCGCAGCGGCACGGTGAGCGGGGCCGCGCAGGCGATGGGGGTTCATCACGCGACGGTGATCCGCCGCATCGATGCCCTTGAGGCACGGCTGGGCGCACGGCTTTTCCAGCGCCATACGCGGGGCTACGCGCTGACCGAGGCGGGGCGGCTGCTGCTTGAGGCGGGTGCCGCGGCCGAGGCGCGGTTTTCCCAGATGGCCGCACGGATCGCGGGCACGGGCGAGCGGATCGAGGGCGAGGTGACCGTGACCTCTCTGCCGGGGCTGTCCGAAATGGTCATGCCGCGGCTTGCCCGGCTGATGCTGGCGCATCCGGGGCTGCGGCTTGGCTATGTGACCGACCTGCGGCTGTTCCGGCTGGATGCGGGCGAGGCCCATGTCGCGATCCGCGCCGGCGCCCGCCCGACCGAGCCCGATTATGTCGTCAGCGAGATGTGCCGCCTGCCGGGCAGGCTGTATGCCTCGGCCGAATATCTCGCGCGACACGGCCCGGTCGGGGATCTCGCGCAGCACCGGTTCATCATGTCGGGCCACGAGACGGCGCGCGCGCCCCATAGCCGCTGGATGGCCGAGCATCTGCCCGCCGCGCAGGTCGTGATGGTCAGCAATGACAGCGACGCACGCGCCAGCGCGGTGCATATGGGGCTGGGTCTTGGCTGGCTGATGCCGAAACAGGCACAGGGGCTTGTCGAGATCATGTCGCTGCCGGAATGGGAATCGCGGCTGTGGCTGGTCACCCATGTCGACCTGCACCGCACGCCCAAGGTGCAGGCCACGTTGAAGGCGCTGCGCGGCGAGGAGTGA
- a CDS encoding FMN-dependent NADH-azoreductase produces MNILHIDSAITGDASVSRQLTADIVAKLKSERPDATVTYRDLAAGVPAIDNDWFHAVRLTPENPTAEQQALVATSDAYLNEVRDADVLVIGLPIYNFTLTAQLKNWFDQIARAGVSFRYTAEGPEGLLKGKRAIIAYAAAGTPFGSDLDFASGYIRHMLGFIGITDVDFVPADGLAFDRDAGLARAQEALDKIAA; encoded by the coding sequence ATGAACATCCTTCATATCGACAGCGCGATCACAGGTGACGCCTCGGTTTCGCGCCAACTCACTGCAGACATCGTCGCCAAGCTGAAATCGGAACGCCCCGATGCGACCGTCACCTATCGCGATCTCGCCGCCGGCGTCCCCGCGATCGACAATGACTGGTTCCACGCCGTCCGCCTTACGCCCGAGAACCCGACCGCCGAACAGCAGGCGCTGGTCGCGACCTCGGATGCCTATCTGAACGAAGTGCGCGATGCCGACGTGCTGGTCATCGGCCTGCCGATCTACAACTTCACCCTGACCGCCCAGCTCAAGAACTGGTTCGACCAGATCGCCCGCGCCGGCGTCAGCTTCCGCTACACCGCCGAAGGCCCCGAGGGCCTGCTGAAAGGCAAGCGCGCCATCATCGCCTATGCCGCCGCTGGCACTCCCTTCGGTTCGGACCTCGATTTCGCCTCCGGCTATATCCGCCACATGCTGGGCTTCATCGGCATCACCGATGTCGACTTCGTGCCGGCCGACGGGCTGGCCTTCGACCGCGATGCGGGACTGGCGCGCGCGCAGGAAGCGCTGGACAAGATCGCCGCCTGA